The sequence TCGGCAACGAAACCCTCTGCGGAAAGCCATCCAACGTGCCGCACGCCACCGGCGCGCAACAGTCGGTCACCTTGGGGCGGATTACGCCGGCGTAAGCCAAGACAGTCTGGCCGCGAAAGAACGCAATGAGCGCACAAGTGAGCCGTCACTCCGAATGATGGTCATTAGCAGAAGTGACCGTGATGAGGGCGGCGTGTAGTAGGCGAGAATTCACGTAGGCAATTGCCTGCACGCTCCGTTGTGGCGTGGACTCCCGACCGCGCTACTCTTGCGACCGAGGTCTCCATTCTTCCCAACGTTCTCTGCCGCTCACTGAGCCTTCTTGATCATCTCCGATTCATTCAAACGCGTGCAGAGGATGACGTTCAATGCGGTGATGGCGATGAAGAAGATCATGAAGGGGGTCATCGAGCCGCCGGCGGAGCGGAAGGCGTCCATGCCGTAGATGAAGGCGACGCCGGAGATTTGTCCGGCCAATAGCAGGAGGCCTTGGGAGGTGGATTCGGGGGCGGGATAGCTGAGTTCGGCACCATACTGAAACCCGATGGGTCCGGCGCTCATGATGAAGAATCCCAAAACAAAACTCGATGCCAACAGCACGGCGAAGTTGGTGGCGAATGCCAAGCCCGTCAAGCCGGGAATCGTGAATGCGGTGGCCGTTATGAGAAACGGTATGCGTCTGCGTATTTTGTCGGAGATGGGCGGAAGAATCGATGCGCCCAGCACGCCGCCGATCATCATCAGCGCTCCGACGGCGCCTGCCTGAGTCGAATCGAGACCTCGAGGACTGAGTATCTGTTCAATCCAGGTTGTGACGGCATTGAAGATGCCAAGTCCAATCAGAAACATGAGTAGAAGCAACACAACCTGTTTCTGTTTGAACATGTGCTTCAGTCCCGCGATGACAAGGAAGCGCTCTTCCTGGCCGGGAGGAGACGGCGGAGTCGGCGGCGCTTCTTTGGCAAACACGAGAAACAGTACCGCGCCGACAACGGAAATCACGCCATAAGTCTTCAGCATGCCGTCGATGCCCCAGGCGTGGGCGAGCAGCGGCGTGGCCGCCATGGCCAAGATGATTCCGATGTATTGCGACAACGCGGCGAGACCGGTCGCGGTTGCGCGTTGGCTGATTGGAAACCACTTCGCGCTGATGGCCGTGTAGGCGTTGAGTATGAACGGTTGCGCCACGGCAAGGCCGAATTGGCAGACGCTTACCATCGCGTAGTTTGCCGCGTATACCCCTTTGAGCAAGCCAAAAATGCCGATGAGCGCCGCCCCCGCACCTACGCCGACACGGATTCCGTAGGTATCGATGACGTACGACGCGGGAATGCTGACCGCCAGATACACAAGCATGAAGAGCATCGACAAGAAGCCTATCGACAGCGGCGTCACGGCATAGTACTGGGCCGCTTCCGTCGTGATGGGCGCCAACGCCACCCAGTGAATCTCAATCACCGCGTTTAGAACGGCGAACACCAGCAGGACGATCCAGCGGTATCCGTAGACCTTCGTTGGCGTATTCTCCATGCACCTGTCTTTCTTGTTCCGCCTCTCCGTCGCAATTTGCGGAGAGCGGAAATATTGAAAACGGTTTTGCCGCGACAGAACGCAAAGAATACACGGGATGGACGGACGGCGGGTAACGGGGTTTCGCAACCGGGGGTCATTGAGCGATAAAGTCAATCAAGACGATTGCCTCGCTAAGCGATTTGCGAAGTATTTGCGGGCATAGACCAAATAGCCGAACCATACGAAGTAGACGAGACAAAGAGACAAACTGGCCGCGGGCGTACCCAGCGGAATCTTCTCCATGAGCGGATCGCCGGGGTACGACGCGGCGAAGACTTCATAGTAGTCCGCAAACGTAGCGCCGCGCGCATATGTGACTGCCTCGGAGAAGAACAGAATCAGAGCGAGTATAACTCCGCACCACCAGGCAGACTTGCGTAGCCTGTATGCGCCCCAGGCCACGTATACGCAGATGGAACACACGAATGCAGCAGCAACGGCACCGGGGACAGGACCCAGGGCGTGGCCGAAGTAGAATTTAGGAAGCGCCACAATTAAGGAGACCAATACCCCAAACAACTTGTTTGCGGACGCGACAAGAATCACCAATACCGGTATTGGGCACTTGTCAGTCCACCGCGCGACCGTGTCTCTCGATTCGCATGTCTGCCTGACATCCTCGCTGCCGTAGAAGTACACGAACGCCATGAAGATAATGATCATGAAGATCTTCATGAGAAGCGCCGCTCCTTTGGGTATGTGCCCAATCGGCACTTCGTCGAAAGTGTCGAGAAAACTTGTCAGGTCAGCAAGTCCAGCGACAAGTTCAACCCATGACCAGGCCAGAATGATCGAGCGCGCCCACCGTCGCGCGCACATCGAGCCTATACCGACTACAACGAACCAGGCGCAGAGCACAGGACCCAATAACAGGAAGCCGTACAGCCAACGTAAAGCCATTTGGCCAACGGCAGGGCGGTCACCGATCGAAACCCAAAGCGCGATCACCAGGAAGAAAACGAACATAATTGCGAAAAGGACCCCCGGAATGACAAGCAAGCACCCGAAGACGCTAAGGCCGGTTGAACGGTCTTTGAACGATTTCGGGTAAAGGGTTTCCTCGCAATCTGCCTCTTGCGGTTCTATTTCGCTGGACTTCACATCGCACATAGACGAGTACCGTTCAATTTCCTTCCCGCAAGATCTCGCACACCTGACCGCAACTCGGGCATTTCCGGAATTGGGGAATCCTCTCGAGTTGCCAACCATCAGAACAACTCGGGCAGATAACCCAGTCATCATCCATGACCGGAGCCACATTTGAAGAAACAGGGATTTCACTTCCAAGACGGGCAGACACACCGAGCCATCCCGGCACTTCTCGCCAGAGAATCTGCTCAACCAAGAAGTAACCGCCGCAAACACAGAACTCAAGCCTGCCTTTTGTATGAAGCC comes from Candidatus Hydrogenedentota bacterium and encodes:
- a CDS encoding MFS transporter; translated protein: MENTPTKVYGYRWIVLLVFAVLNAVIEIHWVALAPITTEAAQYYAVTPLSIGFLSMLFMLVYLAVSIPASYVIDTYGIRVGVGAGAALIGIFGLLKGVYAANYAMVSVCQFGLAVAQPFILNAYTAISAKWFPISQRATATGLAALSQYIGIILAMAATPLLAHAWGIDGMLKTYGVISVVGAVLFLVFAKEAPPTPPSPPGQEERFLVIAGLKHMFKQKQVVLLLLMFLIGLGIFNAVTTWIEQILSPRGLDSTQAGAVGALMMIGGVLGASILPPISDKIRRRIPFLITATAFTIPGLTGLAFATNFAVLLASSFVLGFFIMSAGPIGFQYGAELSYPAPESTSQGLLLLAGQISGVAFIYGMDAFRSAGGSMTPFMIFFIAITALNVILCTRLNESEMIKKAQ